In Limosilactobacillus sp. WILCCON 0051, a single window of DNA contains:
- the rpsP gene encoding 30S ribosomal protein S16, with protein MSVKIRLKRMGSKKRPFYRIVVADSRSPRDGRFITTLGTYNPLTTPKEVKFDEDAVMDWLQKGAQPSDTVRNMFQKAGIMKKLHEAKYASKK; from the coding sequence ATGTCAGTAAAGATCCGTTTAAAGCGTATGGGTTCTAAGAAGCGCCCATTCTACCGTATCGTGGTTGCCGACTCACGTTCACCACGTGATGGCCGCTTCATCACGACGCTGGGTACTTACAACCCACTGACCACTCCAAAGGAAGTTAAGTTCGACGAAGACGCCGTTATGGACTGGCTGCAAAAGGGTGCCCAACCTTCAGATACTGTTCGCAACATGTTCCAAAAAGCTGGTATCATGAAGAAGCTCCACGAAGCCAAGTACGCTTCCAAGAAGTAG
- the smc gene encoding chromosome segregation protein SMC, with translation MRLLSLTLDGFKSFAQPTTIEFRPGMTGIIGPNGSGKSNIIEAIRWVLGEQSAKTLRGNKMADVIFNGSEDRAPLNRALVSIAFDNSDHYLNSDFSELKITRKLYRNGDSEYLINSQQVRLRDIVDLFVDSGVGRESFSVISQGRIAEIFNGKPADRRAIIETAAGVSKYKQNKATAEKRLDTTRENLNRVNDIVAELEDQLEPLAEQSALAQDYLEQKGKFDLLDKTRTVRELDSNQAALKQIVAKQEKAQAMAAEYDEQAKEAAQTLAQQQAQQKRLLVVKDELQQKILDATTIIGKLNSKQSLSSVRLEQRENEKQRLLARQKELKQQLAATEEALMQQDQAIADQQQAIKEHQKALNEAKSQSAEQRAQQLAQELESMRDQQVDLMQKQAAAHNQQTFLQRSHEQALNQYQQHSDELKNVRERLENAQQNADQQAQLVIAAQKEQQVKTQQLDQEKAQQAQLQTQYEQVQQSWYQALGDVRSCQNRVKNYQAMAADYTGYYSGVQNVLKQRRQFNGLYGPVSELIKVPQAYTTALETVLGGQLQHLVVATQNDGKQIINYLVRQRGGRATILPLDTLRGGYQPRNLARLRTLPGFVGRASELIQYDPRFQVVIDHLLSNTIVADNLDHATLLAKEGQHQVRVITLDGQLINTSGAMTGGASRSQRIGLLSQQQMVEKMKQELQVQQQRSSELEQKVSQLEQARRSNQQTLAALQNETAQANQKLSEAKANQQLADSQLAELKRQLKALDYQANAAGNPDQFAQEMAAAKQNEQQLADELTQLKVTMEKIKQQQNDLQNNASAQLEQLHEMQQWLAVARERLRQAKEQRAELQTRQENANEQLASLEQQLQALDHDDQLQADDRQTTAAALAEAQQQLHDAQDQLKASDEKLTTLNDQLQDANEQNDRLQALQRAAIEDLSGIKSQRARLEMQIDQGLNRLSETYSMTLADARQELSPLPDDELNRQLKLLKRGLDELGPVNTGAIQEYERISERYDFLSGQKADLEKARDQLKETMDAMDEQVKTRFIKTFKEVSAAFTETFATIFEGGQAKLVLTDPDDVLTSGVDIMAQPPGKRNQQLSLLSGGEKALTAIALLFAILKVRPVPFAILDEPEAALDEVNVDRFAKYLSRFGEDGPQFIVITHRKGTMMNANVLYGVTMQESGVSKMVSVDVEEALNSDDRN, from the coding sequence ATGCGCTTATTGTCGCTAACGTTGGATGGCTTTAAGTCATTTGCCCAACCAACAACAATTGAATTTCGTCCGGGAATGACCGGGATCATTGGCCCCAATGGCAGTGGGAAGTCAAATATCATCGAGGCCATTCGCTGGGTTTTGGGTGAGCAGTCAGCCAAAACTCTGCGTGGTAATAAAATGGCGGATGTCATCTTTAATGGTTCTGAAGACCGTGCGCCACTAAATCGGGCACTGGTTTCGATTGCCTTTGACAACAGTGATCATTATCTGAACAGTGATTTTTCCGAGCTCAAGATCACGCGCAAGCTGTATCGAAATGGCGACAGCGAATATTTGATCAACAGTCAGCAGGTTCGCTTAAGAGATATTGTTGATCTGTTTGTTGACTCTGGTGTTGGTCGCGAGTCGTTCTCCGTGATCTCACAAGGCCGGATTGCCGAGATTTTTAATGGCAAGCCCGCTGATCGCCGTGCCATTATTGAAACGGCCGCCGGAGTATCAAAATATAAACAAAATAAGGCAACTGCTGAAAAACGCCTGGATACGACGCGAGAAAACCTCAACCGAGTCAATGACATCGTTGCCGAGCTGGAAGATCAGCTGGAGCCTTTAGCCGAGCAGAGTGCATTGGCCCAAGACTATCTGGAGCAAAAAGGCAAGTTTGATCTGCTGGACAAGACCAGGACCGTCCGTGAGCTGGATTCGAATCAAGCTGCGCTAAAACAAATCGTTGCCAAGCAGGAAAAAGCACAGGCAATGGCGGCTGAATATGACGAACAGGCTAAGGAAGCTGCTCAAACATTGGCCCAGCAGCAGGCTCAGCAAAAACGGCTGTTAGTCGTCAAAGATGAGCTGCAGCAAAAGATTCTGGATGCCACGACGATCATTGGCAAGCTTAACAGCAAACAGTCGCTGTCCTCTGTCAGACTTGAACAGCGCGAAAATGAAAAACAGCGCCTGCTTGCCCGGCAAAAAGAGCTTAAACAGCAGCTGGCGGCAACTGAAGAAGCACTCATGCAGCAGGATCAGGCAATTGCCGATCAGCAGCAGGCAATCAAGGAACACCAAAAAGCGCTCAATGAAGCCAAATCGCAAAGTGCGGAACAGCGCGCGCAGCAGCTGGCTCAAGAACTGGAATCAATGCGTGATCAGCAGGTTGATCTGATGCAGAAACAGGCTGCGGCTCATAACCAGCAGACGTTTTTGCAGCGCAGCCATGAACAGGCACTCAATCAGTATCAGCAGCACAGCGATGAACTGAAAAACGTGCGGGAACGCCTGGAAAATGCCCAGCAGAATGCTGATCAGCAGGCCCAGCTCGTGATTGCCGCTCAAAAAGAACAGCAAGTCAAAACCCAGCAGCTTGATCAGGAAAAAGCTCAGCAGGCCCAGCTGCAAACGCAGTATGAACAGGTTCAGCAGAGTTGGTATCAAGCGCTGGGGGATGTGCGCTCGTGTCAAAACCGCGTGAAAAACTATCAGGCAATGGCTGCCGACTATACCGGCTATTACAGCGGCGTGCAGAACGTCTTAAAACAGCGCCGTCAGTTCAACGGTTTGTACGGTCCAGTCAGTGAGCTGATCAAGGTGCCGCAAGCCTATACGACAGCACTGGAAACGGTTCTGGGCGGTCAGCTCCAGCATTTGGTGGTGGCGACTCAAAACGATGGTAAGCAGATTATCAACTATCTGGTTCGTCAGCGCGGCGGTCGGGCAACGATTCTGCCATTGGATACGCTGCGCGGCGGCTATCAGCCTCGCAATCTGGCACGCCTGCGCACGCTGCCTGGCTTCGTCGGTCGTGCCAGTGAGCTGATTCAATATGATCCACGCTTTCAAGTCGTGATCGATCATCTGCTGAGCAATACGATCGTGGCCGATAATCTTGATCATGCCACGCTGCTCGCCAAAGAAGGCCAGCACCAGGTTCGCGTCATTACGCTGGACGGTCAGCTGATTAATACCAGCGGGGCAATGACTGGTGGGGCTAGCCGCAGTCAGCGCATTGGTCTGTTAAGCCAGCAGCAGATGGTTGAAAAGATGAAACAAGAGCTGCAGGTACAACAGCAGCGATCCAGTGAGCTGGAACAAAAAGTATCGCAGCTGGAACAGGCAAGGAGGAGCAATCAGCAAACGCTGGCTGCTTTGCAGAATGAAACTGCCCAGGCTAATCAAAAACTCAGTGAAGCCAAGGCCAATCAGCAGCTCGCTGACAGTCAGCTGGCTGAGCTTAAGCGTCAATTGAAGGCTTTGGACTACCAAGCCAATGCGGCCGGCAATCCAGATCAGTTTGCCCAAGAGATGGCCGCAGCCAAGCAAAACGAACAGCAGCTCGCTGATGAACTGACGCAGCTTAAGGTCACCATGGAGAAGATCAAACAGCAGCAAAATGATCTACAGAACAATGCCAGTGCCCAGCTTGAACAGCTTCATGAAATGCAGCAGTGGCTGGCCGTGGCGCGTGAACGGCTGCGTCAGGCCAAAGAGCAGCGCGCGGAACTGCAGACGCGTCAAGAGAATGCCAATGAGCAGCTAGCCAGTCTGGAACAGCAATTACAGGCGCTTGACCATGATGATCAGCTGCAGGCCGATGATCGCCAGACAACGGCCGCTGCATTGGCTGAGGCTCAACAGCAGCTTCACGATGCGCAGGATCAGTTGAAAGCCAGTGATGAAAAACTGACGACGCTGAATGATCAGCTGCAGGATGCCAATGAGCAGAACGATCGACTGCAGGCATTACAGCGCGCGGCTATCGAAGATCTTTCTGGCATCAAGTCGCAGCGAGCTCGTTTGGAGATGCAGATCGATCAAGGACTGAATCGTTTAAGCGAAACCTATTCAATGACGCTTGCCGATGCCAGACAAGAGCTCAGTCCACTGCCTGATGATGAATTGAACCGGCAGCTGAAGCTTTTGAAGCGCGGTCTGGATGAGCTGGGTCCGGTCAATACCGGTGCCATTCAGGAATATGAACGTATTTCAGAGCGCTATGACTTCTTGTCTGGCCAAAAAGCCGATTTGGAAAAAGCCAGAGATCAGCTTAAGGAAACCATGGATGCGATGGATGAACAGGTTAAGACGCGCTTTATCAAGACTTTTAAAGAAGTATCGGCCGCCTTTACCGAAACGTTTGCCACGATTTTTGAAGGCGGGCAGGCTAAGCTGGTGTTGACTGATCCGGATGACGTTTTGACCAGTGGGGTAGACATCATGGCCCAACCGCCTGGCAAACGCAATCAACAGCTGAGTCTGCTTTCTGGTGGGGAAAAAGCGCTGACGGCAATCGCGCTGCTATTTGCCATCTTGAAGGTGCGGCCGGTACCATTTGCCATTTTGGATGAACCCGAAGCTGCCCTGGATGAGGTCAACGTTGATCGATTTGCCAAGTACCTGAGTCGTTTCGGCGAGGATGGCCCACAGTTTATCGTAATTACGCACCGGAAAGGAACCATGATGAATGCCAACGTCTTGTATGGAGTTACCATGCAGGAATCGGGGGTTTCCAAGATGGTTTCCGTCGATGTTGAAGAAGCACTCAATAGCGATGATCGCAATTAG
- the trmD gene encoding tRNA (guanosine(37)-N1)-methyltransferase TrmD has protein sequence MRIDVLSLFPDMFKPTLGQSIVGRAQDDGFLDIHVTDFRHFTTDKHNHVDDAPFGGGAGMLLQAQPIFDAMAAIDEEAQKENYPKGRVILMDPAGRKFDQDYAQELAQEEHLTFICGHYEGYDERIRQLVTDEASLGDYVLTGGELAAMVMIDATVRFVPGVLGNMSSSMGDSFSNGLLEYPQYTRPAEFRGMKVPEVLTSGNHEKIRQWRMYQSLKRTWERRPDLIEQAKLSREQQIMLQDIKLGEDPTMQ, from the coding sequence ATGCGAATCGATGTTTTAAGTCTGTTTCCGGACATGTTTAAGCCAACGCTGGGTCAGTCGATCGTGGGGCGGGCTCAAGACGATGGCTTTTTGGATATTCATGTAACCGATTTTCGTCATTTTACGACTGACAAGCACAATCATGTCGATGACGCGCCGTTTGGTGGTGGTGCCGGCATGCTGCTGCAGGCTCAGCCGATTTTTGATGCGATGGCGGCAATTGACGAAGAAGCACAAAAGGAAAACTATCCGAAAGGCCGTGTCATCTTGATGGATCCGGCGGGGCGCAAGTTTGATCAGGACTACGCTCAGGAATTGGCCCAAGAAGAACATTTGACGTTTATCTGCGGTCACTATGAGGGCTATGATGAACGCATTCGCCAGCTGGTAACCGATGAAGCCTCATTAGGTGACTACGTGCTGACGGGCGGTGAATTGGCGGCCATGGTTATGATTGATGCCACGGTTCGATTCGTGCCGGGCGTTTTGGGTAATATGTCTTCTTCAATGGGCGACTCGTTCAGCAATGGCCTGCTGGAATATCCCCAATACACGCGGCCAGCTGAGTTTCGCGGGATGAAGGTGCCAGAAGTGCTGACCAGCGGCAATCATGAAAAAATTCGGCAGTGGCGGATGTATCAATCGTTAAAGCGCACCTGGGAACGCCGCCCAGATCTGATTGAACAGGCCAAACTGTCCCGCGAGCAGCAGATCATGCTTCAAGACATTAAATTGGGTGAAGACCCAACGATGCAGTAG
- a CDS encoding putative DNA-binding protein, whose amino-acid sequence MDIEKNERINALFEFYQPLLTKKQNEYIQLYYADDYSLGEIAEEFEVSRQAVYDNIKRTEKILESYEDKLHLYADFEMRNRQADRIQRYVKEHYPDDAELNNLIANMENMEEE is encoded by the coding sequence GTGGATATCGAAAAAAACGAGCGAATCAACGCGCTGTTTGAGTTTTATCAGCCATTGCTGACCAAAAAACAGAACGAATATATTCAGCTTTACTATGCCGATGACTATTCGCTTGGCGAGATTGCCGAAGAATTTGAAGTTTCGCGGCAGGCGGTCTATGACAACATCAAGCGGACCGAAAAGATTCTGGAAAGCTACGAGGACAAGCTGCATCTGTATGCTGATTTTGAGATGCGCAATCGCCAGGCAGATCGAATTCAGCGTTATGTCAAGGAGCATTATCCTGATGACGCTGAGCTGAATAATCTGATTGCCAACATGGAAAACATGGAAGAAGAATAA
- the ftsY gene encoding signal recognition particle-docking protein FtsY, with protein MGLFDIFRRKSKQKKEETPESAASENAESQAAASESATGQSTAAESKVSESAASQGTAAESGVSESAASQGTAAESGVSESAASQGTAVESEAASAANDQKEAAAEIDEATAAAMQESAAAAEEQAAQSDAARQAEQAAIEKAQSEAAKQSAAAAEEQAAQSDAARQAEQAAIEKAQSEAVMQSAAAAEEQAAQVKSAQSQAASEAISDEKTAEQAASQSASVENTSSTAADEHATTATVKEAVAAEETVEESAKTAEPQSAADHDSAAAVQAETDAVAEPNSENNEEAVSASSVEESTTEKYDRGLKKSRTGFGAKLNHFLANFRHVDEDFFEDLEDLLIESDVGYDMAMKISDELREEVKLQNAKSKQDVSNVIIEKMVDLYEDAGKDENPDLNFAKEGPTVIMFVGVNGAGKTTTIGKMAKRFKDEGKRVLLAAGDTFRAGAVEQLDVWAKRDGVDIVMGPANGDPAAVVFDGVKKAKEENYDILLVDTAGRLQNKVNLMNELAKMKRIMAREIPDAPHEVLLVLDATTGQNALNQAKLFKESTDVSGIVLTKLDGTARGGIVLAIRNELHLPVKYVGLGEKVTDLEKFDASDFVYGLFKGLVVER; from the coding sequence ATGGGATTATTTGATATTTTCCGTCGTAAGTCCAAGCAGAAAAAAGAAGAAACCCCTGAATCAGCGGCCAGTGAAAATGCTGAAAGCCAGGCCGCTGCCAGTGAAAGTGCGACTGGCCAAAGCACGGCTGCTGAATCTAAGGTAAGTGAAAGTGCGGCCAGCCAAGGTACTGCTGCTGAATCTGGGGTAAGTGAAAGTGCGGCCAGCCAAGGTACTGCTGCTGAATCTGGGGTAAGTGAAAGTGCGGCCAGTCAAGGTACCGCAGTTGAATCCGAAGCAGCCAGTGCGGCAAATGATCAAAAAGAAGCAGCTGCCGAAATTGATGAAGCAACCGCAGCAGCCATGCAGGAATCGGCCGCGGCAGCCGAAGAACAAGCTGCTCAATCCGATGCCGCGCGTCAAGCAGAACAGGCTGCCATTGAAAAAGCACAGTCCGAAGCCGCCAAGCAAAGTGCCGCTGCCGCTGAGGAACAAGCCGCTCAATCTGATGCCGCGCGTCAAGCAGAACAGGCTGCCATTGAAAAAGCGCAGTCCGAAGCCGTCATGCAAAGTGCTGCTGCCGCTGAGGAACAAGCCGCTCAGGTTAAATCCGCTCAGTCACAAGCCGCATCAGAAGCGATCAGCGATGAAAAAACAGCTGAACAGGCCGCCTCGCAGTCTGCCAGCGTTGAAAATACCAGTTCAACCGCAGCTGATGAGCACGCGACTACAGCGACCGTCAAAGAAGCAGTCGCAGCCGAAGAAACCGTTGAAGAATCAGCCAAGACAGCTGAACCACAGTCAGCTGCTGACCATGATTCAGCCGCGGCAGTTCAAGCTGAAACAGACGCCGTGGCTGAGCCAAACAGCGAAAATAATGAAGAGGCTGTTTCGGCATCCTCAGTCGAAGAATCGACGACTGAAAAGTATGATCGCGGTCTGAAAAAGTCACGGACCGGCTTTGGGGCCAAACTGAATCACTTCTTAGCCAATTTCCGCCACGTTGACGAAGATTTCTTTGAAGACTTGGAAGACCTGTTGATCGAATCAGACGTCGGCTATGACATGGCGATGAAGATCTCTGATGAGCTGCGTGAAGAAGTTAAGCTGCAAAATGCCAAGAGCAAGCAGGATGTCTCCAACGTCATCATTGAAAAGATGGTGGATCTGTACGAAGACGCTGGCAAGGATGAAAACCCCGATCTGAATTTTGCCAAGGAAGGTCCAACCGTGATCATGTTCGTTGGGGTCAATGGTGCCGGCAAGACGACTACGATCGGTAAAATGGCCAAGCGCTTTAAGGATGAAGGCAAGCGCGTCCTGCTGGCAGCTGGTGACACGTTTAGAGCCGGGGCCGTTGAGCAGCTGGATGTCTGGGCTAAGCGCGATGGCGTTGATATCGTCATGGGGCCTGCCAATGGTGATCCAGCGGCCGTTGTTTTTGACGGGGTCAAGAAAGCCAAGGAAGAAAACTACGATATTTTGCTGGTTGATACGGCAGGACGGCTGCAAAACAAGGTCAACCTGATGAACGAGCTGGCCAAGATGAAGCGGATCATGGCGCGTGAGATTCCAGATGCGCCACATGAGGTCTTGTTGGTATTGGATGCAACGACTGGTCAAAACGCGCTGAATCAAGCCAAGCTGTTTAAGGAAAGCACGGACGTTTCTGGGATCGTGCTGACCAAACTGGATGGAACGGCGCGTGGTGGGATTGTTTTAGCCATTCGCAATGAGCTGCATCTGCCGGTTAAGTACGTTGGGCTGGGCGAAAAGGTTACCGATCTGGAGAAATTCGATGCCAGCGATTTTGTCTACGGACTGTTCAAGGGCCTGGTTGTCGAAAGATAA
- a CDS encoding ABC transporter ATP-binding protein, whose translation METLKVSQITKKYGRQTILDDISLTIQPGKIYGLLGRNGAGKSTLLNLIVNRILPTDGTIKLGNDEINDNDAALTQFYLMSEVSLYPKHVTLKQMWEMADLSYGSFNFNRARRLLKEFDIQDENVKLGSLSTGLQTAAKLIVALSVNANYIFLDEPILGLDVNHRDVFYQELLKAYEENVKTYVLSTHLIEEIQQLVEHVFILDNKKMVVDADVEDLLDEMFVISGPAMLVEEYVKDQNVLGTRSLAGIKTAFVRGALSEEKEIPDQIQIKHPDLQQAFIYLTNK comes from the coding sequence ATGGAAACATTAAAGGTTAGTCAAATTACCAAAAAATATGGTCGGCAGACGATTTTAGACGATATCAGTCTGACGATTCAGCCGGGCAAGATTTACGGGCTGTTGGGACGCAATGGGGCCGGTAAGTCAACGCTATTGAATCTGATCGTTAATCGAATTCTGCCAACTGACGGCACGATTAAGCTGGGCAACGATGAGATCAATGACAATGACGCGGCCTTAACGCAGTTTTATCTGATGAGCGAGGTCAGTCTCTATCCTAAGCACGTGACCTTAAAGCAGATGTGGGAAATGGCGGATCTTTCTTATGGCAGCTTTAACTTTAATCGGGCACGGCGGCTGCTAAAGGAGTTTGACATTCAAGACGAGAACGTGAAGCTGGGCAGCCTTTCGACAGGTCTGCAGACGGCGGCTAAGCTTATCGTGGCATTATCGGTCAACGCCAATTATATTTTCCTGGATGAACCGATTTTGGGACTGGATGTCAACCACCGCGATGTTTTTTATCAAGAACTGCTCAAGGCCTACGAGGAAAACGTCAAGACCTATGTGCTGTCAACGCACCTGATTGAGGAGATCCAGCAGCTGGTTGAGCACGTCTTTATTCTGGATAATAAAAAAATGGTCGTTGACGCTGACGTTGAGGATCTGTTAGACGAGATGTTTGTAATCAGTGGTCCGGCAATGCTGGTTGAAGAATACGTCAAGGATCAAAACGTATTGGGAACGCGCAGCCTGGCCGGCATCAAGACCGCGTTCGTACGTGGAGCGCTGAGTGAAGAAAAGGAGATTCCGGACCAGATTCAAATCAAGCATCCGGATCTGCAGCAGGCATTTATCTATCTGACGAACAAATAG
- the rimM gene encoding ribosome maturation factor RimM (Essential for efficient processing of 16S rRNA) produces the protein MQYYNVGKIVNTHGIRGEVRVIATTDFPQERFQNGAVLYLKQSAGEPLRLEVAGARQHKGMWLVKFKGYDNINDVQSFRDHELMVTEDEQQPLEEGQYYYHQIIGLTVKTLEGRELGVIKEILSPGANDVWVVKRAGQSDLLLPVIDDVVKNVDLDKGEVDVELMEGLE, from the coding sequence ATGCAATATTATAATGTTGGTAAAATCGTCAATACGCATGGTATTCGCGGCGAGGTTCGCGTGATTGCCACGACTGATTTTCCTCAAGAGCGTTTCCAAAATGGCGCCGTCCTTTATCTAAAGCAGTCTGCCGGTGAGCCATTACGCCTGGAAGTTGCCGGTGCGCGTCAGCATAAGGGAATGTGGCTGGTTAAGTTTAAAGGCTACGACAACATCAATGACGTGCAGAGCTTCCGTGACCACGAGCTCATGGTGACTGAAGACGAGCAGCAGCCTTTAGAAGAAGGCCAGTACTACTACCATCAGATCATTGGCTTGACGGTTAAGACGCTGGAAGGACGCGAATTGGGCGTGATCAAAGAGATTCTTTCACCAGGTGCCAATGATGTCTGGGTCGTTAAACGAGCCGGTCAAAGCGATCTTTTATTGCCGGTAATTGATGATGTGGTCAAAAACGTTGATCTGGACAAGGGCGAAGTTGACGTTGAATTAATGGAAGGACTGGAATAA
- the ffh gene encoding signal recognition particle protein: MAFEGLTDRLQKAMEKLRRKPKVTEADLRETMREIRLALLEADVNFAVVKDFVKTVREKAAGAEVLKGLNPAQQIVKIVNEELTKLMGEEAVPLNKAPHIPTIIMMVGLQGAGKTTTAGKLALRLKNEENARPMFIAADVYRPAAITQLQQVADQIGVPVFEEGTEKDPVDIVRDGMAQAKQNHNDYVIIDTAGRLQIDEQLMDELVNIKQLVQPNEILLVVDAMTGQNAVKTAQGFNDKLDITGVVLTKLDGDTRGGAAMSIRAVTGKPIKFVGEGEKMEDLDVFHPDRMASRILGMGDMMTLIEKAQKNFDEEKAQETMDKMRANEFDFNDFLEQMDQVTKMGPLENILKMMPGMANNPALKNVNIDPKQFAHIKAIILSMTPEERENPDLMNPSRRRRLAAGSGRPIVEVNRMIKQFNQMRKMMKQVTNGNFGGLQNMMGGQMPGMGGKMGQMAMNRMARQAKKRQQQKLRKLRNKHKRR; the protein is encoded by the coding sequence ATGGCATTTGAAGGATTGACCGATCGCCTGCAAAAAGCGATGGAAAAACTGCGGCGCAAGCCTAAAGTTACGGAAGCCGATCTGCGCGAAACCATGCGTGAGATTCGTCTGGCACTTTTGGAAGCCGACGTTAACTTTGCTGTAGTTAAGGATTTTGTTAAAACGGTACGTGAAAAGGCAGCTGGGGCTGAGGTTCTAAAAGGCTTAAATCCGGCACAGCAGATCGTTAAAATCGTTAATGAAGAATTAACTAAGCTGATGGGTGAGGAAGCCGTCCCGCTGAACAAGGCACCGCACATTCCAACCATAATCATGATGGTCGGGCTGCAGGGTGCTGGTAAAACGACGACGGCCGGTAAGCTGGCATTGCGTCTGAAAAACGAAGAAAACGCCCGGCCAATGTTTATCGCGGCTGACGTTTACCGACCAGCCGCAATTACGCAGCTGCAGCAGGTTGCTGATCAGATTGGCGTACCGGTTTTTGAAGAAGGTACCGAAAAAGATCCCGTTGACATTGTTAGAGACGGGATGGCACAGGCCAAGCAGAATCATAACGACTATGTAATCATCGATACGGCTGGGCGGCTGCAGATTGACGAACAGCTGATGGATGAGCTGGTCAACATCAAGCAGCTGGTTCAGCCAAACGAAATTCTGCTGGTTGTCGATGCCATGACTGGTCAAAACGCGGTCAAAACGGCGCAGGGCTTTAACGACAAGCTGGACATCACTGGGGTCGTCTTGACCAAGCTGGATGGCGATACTCGTGGTGGGGCAGCCATGTCGATTCGAGCCGTTACTGGCAAGCCGATCAAGTTTGTCGGTGAAGGTGAAAAGATGGAGGATCTCGACGTCTTCCATCCCGACCGTATGGCTTCACGAATTCTGGGCATGGGGGACATGATGACCCTGATCGAAAAGGCCCAGAAGAACTTTGATGAAGAAAAAGCCCAGGAAACCATGGACAAGATGCGGGCCAATGAGTTTGACTTCAACGACTTTTTGGAGCAGATGGACCAGGTTACCAAAATGGGCCCACTGGAGAATATCTTAAAGATGATGCCTGGGATGGCCAATAATCCGGCGTTAAAGAACGTCAACATTGATCCAAAACAGTTTGCTCACATCAAGGCCATTATCCTGTCAATGACGCCTGAAGAACGGGAAAATCCTGATTTGATGAACCCGAGTCGTCGTCGTCGGCTGGCTGCAGGTTCCGGGCGGCCGATCGTCGAGGTCAACCGGATGATCAAGCAGTTCAATCAGATGCGTAAAATGATGAAGCAGGTTACCAATGGCAATTTTGGCGGTCTGCAGAACATGATGGGCGGTCAGATGCCTGGCATGGGCGGCAAGATGGGCCAAATGGCGATGAATCGCATGGCGCGGCAGGCTAAGAAACGTCAGCAGCAAAAACTGCGGAAACTGCGCAACAAGCACAAACGCCGCTAA
- a CDS encoding KH domain-containing protein, with protein MTETNLETLIRTLVTPLVKHPDAVRITESETDRYHRYVLDVHPADVGRVIGRQGHVASALRTVVEGMRSKRPNSKKVRLVINDHRH; from the coding sequence ATGACTGAGACAAATCTAGAGACACTGATTCGTACCCTGGTCACGCCGTTGGTCAAGCATCCGGATGCGGTTCGCATCACCGAATCAGAGACTGATCGGTATCACCGGTACGTCCTCGACGTTCATCCGGCTGACGTCGGTCGCGTGATTGGTCGGCAGGGACACGTTGCTTCCGCGCTGCGTACCGTAGTCGAAGGCATGCGTTCTAAGCGGCCCAACTCTAAGAAAGTCCGGTTGGTGATTAATGACCATCGACATTAA
- a CDS encoding GntR family transcriptional regulator, with amino-acid sequence MQFEFDQTEPIYQQIADQLEDMIFTGLLKEGEQAPSTTQLSQELHINPATVLKGMRQLVDRGLLEKHRGLGMFVAAGAQAKIVEARKETFYENYIKSLLEEAGKLGITEEHLIELIKRGYQDGNIKG; translated from the coding sequence ATGCAATTTGAATTTGACCAAACGGAACCAATCTATCAACAGATTGCCGATCAGCTGGAGGACATGATCTTTACTGGTCTGTTGAAAGAAGGAGAACAGGCGCCTTCAACCACGCAGCTTTCTCAAGAACTGCACATCAATCCGGCGACCGTGCTCAAAGGAATGCGGCAGCTGGTTGATCGGGGCCTGCTGGAAAAGCATCGCGGCTTGGGGATGTTTGTCGCAGCGGGGGCTCAAGCCAAGATAGTCGAAGCACGTAAGGAAACATTTTATGAAAACTACATTAAAAGCTTGCTGGAAGAAGCCGGTAAGCTGGGAATCACTGAAGAGCATCTAATCGAATTGATCAAACGGGGGTATCAAGATGGAAACATTAAAGGTTAG